In a single window of the Littorina saxatilis isolate snail1 linkage group LG3, US_GU_Lsax_2.0, whole genome shotgun sequence genome:
- the LOC138962648 gene encoding uncharacterized protein, translated as MEKYRFLLGAILVSVTMVSGLSVLPDNPNPLNIDGLREFLRPRPDRPFTVRPVPWTHRPFTFPPKPWPPGPFTVPPRPRPSPREPPTDGPVTVRPRPQTSPGPRPGGTFFPGTLPTGPITVPPRPRPFTLLPKKWPPGPITVPHRPDWWIPRQDPLNSPRFYSRW; from the exons ATGGAAAAGTACAG ATTTTTGCTGGGAGCAATCTTGGTGTCTGTTACCATGGTATCCGGTCTGAGTGTCCTTCCGGACAACCCGAATCCTTTGAATATCGACG GCCTTCGAGAGTTTCTAAGACCGCGGCCGGATCGCCCCTTCACGGTGCGCCCCGTACCCTGGACACACAGACCTTTCACTTTTCCTCCCAAACCGTGGCCCCCAGGACCCTTCACCGTCCCTCCAAGACCCAGACCATCACCAAGAGAACCACCAACAGACGGACCTGTCACTGTTCGCCCACGACCTCAGACATCCCCAGGACCAAGGCCCGGTGGTACTTTCTTTCCAGGAACGTTGCCGACTGGGCCCATAACCGTTCCCCCCAGACCCAGACCCTTCACTCTTCTTCCAAAGAAGTGGCCTCCTGGTCCCATCACTGTCCCCCACAGGCCGGACTGGTGGATCCCCCGTCAAGACCCTCTGAATAGTCCCCGTTTTTACAGCCGTTGGTAG